The sequence TTACTCGTACTGTCAAAACCACCAATTGCTGCGGCGCGACTGGCAAAATAACCGCCAGTGGCGTGGGCGCGCCGCAAGCCCATATCCAGCAAAATTTTATCTCCAGCACTACGGCGAATTCTATTTGCTTTTGTGGCAATTAACGTTTGAAAGTTAAGGATGTTTAGTAAAACGGTTTCAACAATCTGAACTTCAATAATAGAACCCGCAACTTGTAGAATGGGACGATTTGGAAAAACAATATCTCCTTCGGAAACTGAAAAAATTGATCCTCGAAATCGAAAATCCCGAAGATATTCTAAAAAATCATTTTCAAAATCGTGTGTTTTTAAATATTCAATGTCGGCATCAGTAAAACGAAGATTTTCAAGAATATCAAGAATATTTTCTAGTCCAGCGAAAATCGTGAAACCACCTTGAAAAGGATTATTTCTAAAATAATAATCAAAAACTGCTGTACTTTTTGGTTTGGCTTTAAAATAAACTTGTGCCATAGTTAACTGATACAAATCTGTATAAGAAGCAGAAATATTTAGCATAACCGTTTTACTATTTGTTATAATCACTAAGCATTTGCAAAAGCTTTTCGTGCATAGCATCCGTATAGTCAAAGTGAGTAACTATTCGAAGTTTTCCTTGACCCATCGAACTAATTTTCACGCTCTTCTGAAGCAAATCATTCATAAATTTTTCTTCGGAAATAGCTTCTGCAAGGTAAAAGATCACAATATTAGTCTCGGTTGATTCAACCTTTTTTACATAGGATTGTTTGGCGAGCATTTCAGAAATTTCGGAGGCTTTTTTATGATCTTCCGCTAAGCGATTTCTGTGATTATCTAACGCATAAATTCCAGCAGCCGTCATAAAACCTATTTGGCGCATCCCGCCACCTAAGACTTTACGGACGCGCATCGCTTTTTTCATAATTTCATTTTTGCCCAATAGAACACTTCCCATCGGGGTTCCCAAACCTTTACTCAAGCAAACTGAAATGGTATCAAAAACTTTTCCATAGTCTCTCGGGTTTTGTTTTTGAGCTTCTAAGGCATTCCAAATTCGTGCGCCGTCAAGATGAAAGCCTAATTCATGTTTATCGCAAACTTGTCGAATTTTTTCAATTTCAGAAAAATCATAACAAGCGCCACCGCCTTTGTTAGTGGTGTTTTCCAAACAAACCAAACTTGTTAAAGGGCTGTGGTAAAAATCTGGTGGATTGATGTTTTCTTCAACCTGTGCAGCTGTAACCATTCCGCGATTACCATCAATCAATTTACAGGAAACGCCGCTGTTAAATGAAACACCACCGCCTTCGTAATTGAAAACGTGTGCCCATTTGTCTGCAATCAATTGTTCGCCGGGTTGGGTGTGCATTTTTATTGCGGCTTGGTTAGCCATACTTCCGCTTGGAAAGAAAAGCGCAGAATCCATCCCAAACATATCTGTTAATTTCTGTTCCAGTTTGTTAGTCGTG comes from Aequorivita sublithincola DSM 14238 and encodes:
- a CDS encoding threonine aldolase family protein, whose translation is MIIDLRSDTVTRPTPGMMQAIMNAEVGDDVYKEDPTTNKLEQKLTDMFGMDSALFFPSGSMANQAAIKMHTQPGEQLIADKWAHVFNYEGGGVSFNSGVSCKLIDGNRGMVTAAQVEENINPPDFYHSPLTSLVCLENTTNKGGGACYDFSEIEKIRQVCDKHELGFHLDGARIWNALEAQKQNPRDYGKVFDTISVCLSKGLGTPMGSVLLGKNEIMKKAMRVRKVLGGGMRQIGFMTAAGIYALDNHRNRLAEDHKKASEISEMLAKQSYVKKVESTETNIVIFYLAEAISEEKFMNDLLQKSVKISSMGQGKLRIVTHFDYTDAMHEKLLQMLSDYNK